In Oncorhynchus clarkii lewisi isolate Uvic-CL-2024 chromosome 2, UVic_Ocla_1.0, whole genome shotgun sequence, one DNA window encodes the following:
- the LOC139421866 gene encoding adaptin ear-binding coat-associated protein 1-like, with protein sequence MATEGEYESILCVKPDVNVYRIPPRASNRGVRAADWKLDAPDWTGRMRVTARGKVAFIKLEDKISGELFAQAPVDEYPGIAIETVSDSSRYFVLRIQDESGRSAFIGIGFGDRGDSFDFNVALQDHFKWVKQELEISKQSQTPDNTPKLDLGFKEGQTITLNIGQGRKRDKSRPQSAGGFGLLPPPPGGGGAKIAPPPMSSSSNDNEGLFSGGDLFSAGSDSFSGGSDTFSGGNNTFSAGSDMFSGGSNTGCLLDLDSSNSNSVVQPNPNPAGGSDMWGDFSAPEKSMSPLANDDGSTNWQQF encoded by the exons ATGGCGACCGAGGGCGAATACGAGTCGATCCTGTGTGTGAAACCTGACGTCAACGTTTACCGAATCCCGCCGCGGGCATCGAACCGGGGAGTCAG GGCTGCGGATTGGAAGCTGGACGCCCCTGATTGGACAGGCCGCATGAGAGTGACGGCTCGGGGAAAAGTGGCTTTCATCAAACTGGAGGACAAGATCTCTG GGGAGCTGTTTGCACAGGCACCAGTGGACGAGTACCCTGGCATCGCCATAGAAACCGTCAGTGACTCCAGTCGGTACTTTGTGCTTCGGATCCAGGATGAGAGTG GTCGCAGTGCGTTCATAGGCATCGGGTTCGGGGACAGAGGAGACTCGTTTGACTTCAACGTGGCGCTGCAGGACCACTTCAA gtgggtGAAACAGGAGCTTGAGATCAGTAAGCAGTCTCAGACTCCAGACAACACTCCTAAACTGGACCTGGGTTTCAAAGAAGGACAGACCATCACTCTCAATATCGGG caaggcagaaagagagacaagtcCCGCCCCCAGAGCGCTGGTGGCTTTgggctcctccctcctccacctggtggtggtggtgccaaGATAGCCCCTCCCCCTATGTCAAGCTCCTCCAATGACAACGAAGGTTTATTCTCAGGGGGAGACTTATTCTCTGCGGGAAGTGACTCGTTTTCAGGGGGTAGTGATACATTTTCAGGAGGAAACAACACATTCTCAGCAGGAAGTGACATGTTCTCAGGGGGAAGTAACACAG GCTGTTTGTTAGACCTGGACAGCAGTAACTCCAACTCTGTGGTGCAGCCGAACCCCAACCCTGCAGGCGGCTCGGACATGTGGGGAGACTTCTCTGCCCCAGAAAA GTCAATGTCTCCTCTTGCCA
- the LOC139379567 gene encoding single-stranded DNA cytosine deaminase codes for MINKFDSVLLAQKKFIYHYKNMRWAKGRHETYLCFVVKRRVGPNSLSFDFGHLRNRSGCHVELLFLRLLEAGALCPGLWGYGAPDGVGLCYSVTWFCSWSPCSDCSYRLAQFLSQTPNLRLRIYVSRLYFCDPEDSSAREGLRMLQRAGVQITVMNYEDYFYCWQTFVACRQRVFKAWDGLHQNSVQLARKLNDILQPGEAEDWGDAFELLGL; via the exons ATGATCAACAAATTTGACAG tgttctgttggCCCAGAAGAAGTTTATCTACCACTATAAGAACATGCGCTGGGCCAAGGGCCGACACGAAACCTACCTGTGCTTCGTGGTCAAGAGGCGGGTGGGACCAAACTCACTCTCCTTCGACTTTGGACACCTGCGCAACCGGTCCGGCTGTCATgttgag ctgctGTTCCTGCGCCTCCTGGAAGCAGGCGCCCTGTGTCCAGGCCTGTGGGGTTATGGAGCTCCAGACGGTGTGGGACTGTGTTACTCAGTCACCTGGTTCTGTTCCTGGTCCCCCTGCTCAGACTGCTCCTACAGGCTGGCCCAGTTCCTCAGCCAGACCCCCAACCTCCGCCTCAGGATCTACGTCTCCAGGCTCTACTTCTGTGACCCGGAGGACAGCAGTGCGAGAGAGGGTCTCCGCATGCTGCAGAGAGCCGGGGTGCAGATCACTGTCATGAACTACGAAg ACTATTTCTACTGTTGGCAGACCTTTGTGGCTTGCAGACAGCGTGTGTTTAAGGCCTGGGACGGACTGCATCAGAACTCTGTTCAACTGGCCAGGAAACTTAACGACATCCTCCAg CCTGGTGAGGCAGAAGATTGGGGAGATGCTTTTGAGCTACTTGGACTGTGA